ACTCAAAATGGAGCTAATGCCCAGCTCTACCAAAATGGCCAAATGACTATGTATAGAAGAGGAAAATCGGCCAAGGTGCTTCACagttaaaggaaaagaaatcgtCCTCTTGAAGAAAGCTGCTGGATGGTTCAAGTGCTTCGTGGTGAAGCAAACAAAATGCTTCTCTGCTAAGTAAGCTAAAGAGACAAAACGcggcaggaaaaaaaaaaaaaaccaataaataaaAGACTGAGGGCCATCATAAGACTTGAGAAATCAAGTCATTTTCAAACAGAATAGATCAGGCAATATTAAAAATTTCCCCTCCACCAACTTTCAcctaatttgtaatattttccagattttaaaaagtgataatgGACCTCTTTAACTACCTAGCCTGTTTACTTAGCTCCACGTTATCCTCATCATCAACTTGAATATCAACATTTCAAGTCCataagaattttgttaaattcataaaatatcaCAAAGATGCGTACCTTACTAcattttaatggtatatatcCTTTGCTTTAAATACATCCGGTTAGTGAGAGACTAGCTTCTTCATGTACGAGCTTTTCAGTTTCTTCTAAAGTTTAGTGGCAGTTACTGTGAGCTTTTTCTTGATCAAGTTCCACAAGTTCTCCCTTCGATGATGTTGATAGCACCTCACCATCCAAAATCTTCGCAAAGTCTTGTAGGTGCAACAAAGTTCATATCTTACAAAGTCTTGTTGATGTgctaaaaactgaaatttcatcttacaaaattagaaaaaaaaaaagaaagaagcaagcTATAATACCAATTTGTCGTTAGGATCCCCAAATAAGAAGAAAGGAACACAATAAAAACAATCCAATAATAGATTACAATAagattttttggtttaatttaaCAATCTTACATTCAATCTCAAAAGAAATTTATATCAAAAAgatgaaatacaaaaataataaagagaacCGTCTAGAACTCAAATCTCACTCTCacgtgaaagaaaaaaaaacataacaaaagcgacaactctttttaattttctcttggTGGCGTGCGGCAGACCAATACGTGAGGAAAACAAACTCTCAGTTTCGCAGTGCTCGTCTATCTTACAAGAAGTCAAAACGACAAGTCGAATTGATGATAGAAGTTACCTCACATCACATGCACCTCACTTGGACTAGTAGAAGGAGAAACAAAATACTAAGAGCAACTCTTCTGGGCCCAACACATGACTTTGAGAAATTTAAGTCATTCACGACATATTagccaaattttcttcttcggctaataaaaagacacaaaaaCGACAATCGTCATCTTTCTAACATTAATCgagcgagaaaaaaaaaaaaaaaaaaaaagagtttgaagGTTAAACATGACTCTCGTATgatcataaaatataaattatattgtgAGAACAATGGTGAATGTTAATAAAGTTAATTAAtctcacattaaaaaatatataaaaaaagaataggTGGACAAATTAATGACAGCTCTATTCGCTACTACACATTACTAATTTACTAGTGGAGACAAGAAAAAGTATTGCTTTATGGAAGTGATTGGACAGATGCTTCCATTCTAATGTTCTTAGTATGCAATCTTAAATATGATTTTGGACTGTTTTTGAAAGCTGGATGTCTTGTCTACAACTTCATTGACTATTGAATACCTAGCAATTGTTTTCGTATAGCGGAAATTCCCTTGCACCCCTTGAAGTATAAGTGATTTTACAATTATAAgttagaattttaaaaaattgtaatgttgATATCCTATGTTTTAgccttttttaatttcttcaaattttttttaattattacaaTGCCCTCCCCCCTTCCTAATTTAGTGAAAATTCTGGTGACCGATGGCGTGGCCATAGACTGACCCATGGTCATGTTGTGGGTGAGTCCAAGGTATGTTTcaattttcactttattttcttttaaatggggcattttaataaaaataaaatgggtaGAATTAAAATGAGCTGCAACGCGAGATATcgacattacaaaattttaaattatgatatTATGATTACTAAACTACTTATTTTTCTAGGagtgtaagtgaagttttcgaAGTTGGAATTAGTTGATTAGATCCTTTAATTTTAAGACCGTTAAAATGTGATCAATGAATTCAATAAATGGTAGCAGAGACGTGTGATTGTGATGCCTTTACTATACgagcttcttttcttctttatatatataagggagtgctagggagccaaataactgaactcagaaaaatttacaaactaaCGTGGTAAGGgtcattaaattgaaaaaaaaaaaaaatgcaattctctctcccttgccTACCACTCACAGTCTGCcatgtcagtttgaaaatttttctgggttcatttgtttggctcccaagcactccccatatatatatatatatatatatatatatatatagtcttgccaaatgaaaatataagaaaatttacTTCTTGTCTTTTCTGTCACAGGTGTACTAATTTGCAAGATTTgcaatttttaaagtaataattaaataattaaatttacattttttctataagtttaagtttttgagacaagtgatgatataacatggtatcaaagccaattGTGACTCACGTCTCTCACATGTATGGCTTCTTCTTCAATAGACCCCTCCCCTGCCCTCCATTGCTTGCAAAACTTTTTTCGAAACAAATTGAAAGTCGATAACTATTGCCTCTCGAAAACACAGGTTGTCCCTTTTGAAGTAGCCATTGGAGATCACTTTTCTCTCGAAGTATTTGATTTATCCTTTGCTATGTTCTATTACTAATTGGTTTGCATCATATAACATCTCGATATTTTGGTGCTTACCAAAATATTgacacaatttcaaaaaaaatgatattccTCAAAAGTTTGACAATGAACTACATTATGCTCATAACATTGAAGTTatattttcaattgttttttcttatgTTCGATAAAGTTTTGGAGATAAAACTTGTTTATTAACTAACAAATATCATCAATTTTGATGCAAACTTAGATCAAATTCGTTTTAGGCTATATGAAACCACGTTTATTTGTGAACTTAATTTTTTAGACCCCTTTTTTAAAAGGCAACTGGCAAGGGTCGAACTAAAAAAGTGTAAAGTATATTCATATACCACTTTTACAAATGAGGCAGGTTGATGTGTTCAAGTACATCCGTCTCTGACGTAAATGTACCTGTGTCAACTACAGCTGCTCGCGCTTACcaattttcctatttttatttttattttatatttttatctatagtGTTTGAGTGAAACCATAAGTATTTTATGTTGTTGGGGAGATTGATAATTGgaattcataaataaaaaaaaaaaaaatgatattttggaaaGTCTTTGAGTGAGTTTATAATATAGCATGCTAAGACATGACCCAACCCAAAAATTAAGCTTATgagttttgagttatttataaatatatttatgttaaaaaaaaaacaaacaaaattagagatagaaaacaaaaatgtaatcAAAGGTAGCCAAAAGCTACTTTATTTGCAACTAGTTTTTCATTTTCGGCACACATCTTTGCCACACGTACATGTTTGAAATTGATAGAGAAAGGTCTATTTCTCAATGATTCAAACAGGCTCTATTATTAATGACAGGACtcgattttttgcttttttgtctGGTGCTCCATGCCCATCTCCATATTGGTATGTGCATTGAGCAATCCGAGCAAGGTTGATTGCTGTTACCACTAAATCTTCCCCAAATGGAGAATCAACTACTCGCTCTTCATTCATCTTTTTCCAAGTCCTATCAATCATGTTTCTCATGTGTTTGCTAGCAATTTCCTCGGAAACACCAGTTTCACGCATGTAGCAATGAATTGAATTTACAGTTTCTCCTCTCTTTAACTCTCCCTGTATTTCAAATAAGCAGCTAAATATGTTAGTATGAAGTAGTGCTTCCAAAGATGATCATATAGACCTTAAAATTCATTCAACACAAAAGACACTATGGAATGCTGTAAAATGAATACCGCTGAAGTACTGAGATCATTGCAAAGTCGAAAAATAATTGAAGGCCAACGCAAAAGGTCGTGGTATTTTTCTAAGCCCTCAAGTCCCTGCTTTGTGAACTCTtgattcaagaaaaaataagaatgaacAAGGGCAATCGCCCCCGAAACCGATAACCAAGCATTATCAAGATAGTCCTTGAAGGTTGGCATATCTTTGTTGTAACTCCACTTTGCTTCTTGTAGGAATGTTTTGCACAGGTCAGCccactaaaataaaagaagaaacccCAAGACTAttaggtttaatatttcaatggAAATtctattcatataaaaaaaaaaaaaaaacaatagaatgGTTGCACATACTGCTTTTGTTAGGTATGGAAGGGTGTTATCTCCTTTCTCCTTAAGTGTTTCATATACCATCTCATTAATAGTGTTGTAGAGAGCTAAGAAGCATAACTTCATATAGTGGGGAAGATTTTTCACGGCATTGATATCCCATCTGAAAACTCCATGCATCGAGAAATTAAGAGTATGATTCTCATAGTTGTATAAcataaaatttataagtaaGGGATTCCATTACATTCCAagtttttctatctttttgtctcatatttttatttttattttatttttttgggtgggggtgGGGTTGGGAAAGGGGAAATTAAGGGAAGAGTTATCAAGAATTAACCTTTCAACCGCATCAGTAAATAGCTCTAATTCATCCAAGGTACCATAAACATCATAGACATCATCAATGGTGGTAACAAGAGCAGCCACTTTCGTTAACCCTTTACGAAAATTACTTAATTGAGGTTCAAAGGCCATTCCTATTGTCCAAAAATAGCATTCCATCAATCTATCTCTGGTGAAGCTCAACTTGTTTGCCAGGCCCATATCTTTCCACCACCTAAAAGTCATAAAGTGAAACCAAATAAGTTTTCAACTTAAGATTCAAGTCATGGCAAAgtcaattttcaacttttaacAAAAGTCTACCTTAATTGCTTATGTGAACAAATACTTCAAACATTTCTTACGTACCTTGACATATCTTGAAGTTCTCTTTGAAACACAGACTGCACTATGTTAAAATCCAACTTTGCAAGTTCGAGTAGAAGAGAATTTGCATCTTCCCTCTTATTGTATGCCTCAATATACCACCGAGCTTCTAGCCTTAGCATTCTATGGTGTAATGGAACCTCCAATGCATGACTAACTTGTTCTGCCATGCTTCTGCTCACATCTCCTTTGAGGTCCTTGAGATGAATTCTTGTGAACGCCATGGCCTCGTCCAAGAGGCTTTCTC
This window of the Corylus avellana chromosome ca5, CavTom2PMs-1.0 genome carries:
- the LOC132182729 gene encoding probable terpene synthase 12, whose protein sequence is MAFQNNTMIKTPLLVDHKCGQSRCSAKTQTSPLQVERQSANYKPSFWSYDFVQSLNNHYADEKYKDRAKKLEEDVRSMIHNESADLLATLELIDDVQRLGLGYRFEREITRALDNFASSKGCNDERIEKSLHATALSFRLLRQQGYQVSQDAFNSFKEDSGNFKESLTKDVKGMLSLYEASYLAFEGESLLDEAMAFTRIHLKDLKGDVSRSMAEQVSHALEVPLHHRMLRLEARWYIEAYNKREDANSLLLELAKLDFNIVQSVFQRELQDMSRWWKDMGLANKLSFTRDRLMECYFWTIGMAFEPQLSNFRKGLTKVAALVTTIDDVYDVYGTLDELELFTDAVERWDINAVKNLPHYMKLCFLALYNTINEMVYETLKEKGDNTLPYLTKAWADLCKTFLQEAKWSYNKDMPTFKDYLDNAWLSVSGAIALVHSYFFLNQEFTKQGLEGLEKYHDLLRWPSIIFRLCNDLSTSAGELKRGETVNSIHCYMRETGVSEEIASKHMRNMIDRTWKKMNEERVVDSPFGEDLVVTAINLARIAQCTYQYGDGHGAPDKKAKNRVLSLIIEPV